A window of the Tunturibacter empetritectus genome harbors these coding sequences:
- a CDS encoding GMC oxidoreductase — translation MTDTTFDVLIIGSGHAGGMAAKILTEKGIRCLMLNAGPVADVARDAQRKPAYDLPYRGFKPPGRLEHVFQANEFNANVWVDEEEVPYTFDPANPYNWVRVRLFGGRSLFWSRQSFRLSDYEFKGKSHDGFGEDWPINLADLAPYYSRVEDIFQVAGAQDGPPQMPNGNFVPVDDGWSESMQRFIKASQAYNMPVCKQRRAQGRDGLASSVNLLLPDAEQTGKLTSIANAVVRQITVDKNTGLANGCNFIDRLSRREMHVKARVVVLAAGTLESTRLLLNSNLANSSGVMGHYLMDQIYGPGVTCSVPEARNGKATAQLMGGSAIVPRFRNITTKYDKFLRGYALNITSRMGGVDPRNFAAYGAELQQKLHDYNGSAFYITVMGEVLGRYENHVRIDKEKVDAWGIPVLRIETRYTDNEFDMAKDAVEVGCSVADAAGFEVLSKNTVPNPPGYSIHEVGTCRMGDDPKKSVLNKWCQSHDHKNLFVVDGASFVSAGWQNPTMTILALSMRASEYLAGEMNARNL, via the coding sequence ATGACAGACACAACCTTCGATGTATTAATTATTGGGTCGGGTCACGCCGGCGGCATGGCTGCCAAGATCCTGACCGAGAAGGGCATTCGATGCCTGATGCTGAACGCGGGTCCGGTAGCCGACGTAGCCAGAGATGCACAGCGCAAGCCCGCGTACGATCTGCCGTATCGCGGCTTCAAACCACCCGGGCGGTTGGAGCATGTCTTCCAGGCGAACGAATTCAACGCGAACGTCTGGGTAGACGAAGAAGAGGTTCCATACACCTTCGATCCCGCGAATCCGTACAACTGGGTACGCGTACGCCTGTTCGGCGGTCGCTCGCTCTTCTGGTCGCGTCAGTCCTTCCGATTGAGTGACTACGAGTTCAAGGGCAAGTCGCATGATGGTTTCGGCGAAGACTGGCCTATCAATCTTGCCGACCTGGCGCCGTACTATTCACGCGTAGAAGATATCTTCCAGGTGGCGGGCGCACAGGACGGTCCACCGCAGATGCCAAATGGCAACTTCGTTCCTGTCGATGATGGGTGGTCCGAGTCGATGCAGCGGTTTATCAAAGCTTCGCAGGCGTACAACATGCCAGTCTGCAAGCAGCGCCGCGCGCAAGGCCGCGATGGCTTGGCGAGTTCGGTGAATCTTCTGCTGCCGGATGCGGAACAAACTGGCAAACTGACCTCAATTGCTAATGCCGTAGTTCGGCAGATTACAGTCGACAAGAACACTGGCCTAGCGAATGGGTGCAACTTCATTGATAGGCTCTCGCGCCGGGAGATGCATGTGAAAGCCCGCGTAGTTGTGTTGGCCGCGGGAACGCTTGAGAGTACTCGCCTGCTGTTAAACTCAAATCTCGCCAACTCGAGCGGCGTTATGGGGCACTACCTGATGGACCAGATCTACGGACCGGGCGTCACCTGTTCGGTGCCTGAGGCGCGCAATGGCAAGGCAACAGCACAGTTGATGGGTGGCTCAGCAATCGTGCCGCGCTTCCGCAACATTACAACGAAGTATGACAAGTTCTTGCGTGGCTACGCGCTGAATATAACCAGCCGTATGGGTGGGGTAGACCCACGCAACTTCGCGGCGTATGGCGCGGAGTTGCAGCAGAAGCTGCACGATTACAACGGAAGCGCCTTTTACATCACCGTGATGGGAGAGGTACTCGGGCGTTACGAGAACCACGTCCGCATCGATAAGGAGAAGGTGGACGCGTGGGGTATTCCTGTGCTTCGTATCGAGACCAGGTACACCGACAACGAGTTCGACATGGCGAAGGATGCGGTCGAAGTTGGCTGCTCAGTGGCGGATGCGGCTGGATTCGAAGTGCTTTCGAAAAATACCGTTCCCAATCCACCGGGGTACAGTATCCATGAAGTCGGAACCTGTCGCATGGGCGATGATCCGAAGAAGAGCGTGCTGAATAAGTGGTGCCAGAGCCACGATCATAAGAATCTATTCGTCGTTGATGGAGCGAGCTTCGTAAGTGCCGGTTGGCAAAACCCAACGATGACCATCCTGGCACTCTCGATGCGCGCCTCAGAGTATCTTGCCGGCGAGATGAACGCGCGAAATCTTTAG
- a CDS encoding family 1 encapsulin nanocompartment shell protein has product MLLGANAYTELAKTRDYGHPVLEHVKRLVDGNIIWAPAIEGAFVLTTRGGDFELNIGQDVSIGYLSHTDAVVRLYLQETFTFRLLTSEASVVLAPSVKS; this is encoded by the coding sequence ATCCTGCTTGGCGCCAACGCGTATACAGAGCTCGCGAAGACACGCGACTATGGGCATCCCGTTCTCGAACACGTCAAGCGTCTCGTCGACGGCAATATCATCTGGGCACCTGCTATAGAGGGAGCCTTTGTGCTAACCACGCGCGGCGGCGACTTCGAGCTCAACATCGGGCAGGATGTCTCTATCGGCTATCTCAGTCACACCGATGCTGTCGTTCGGCTCTACCTCCAGGAGACCTTTACGTTTCGTCTCCTGACAAGTGAGGCATCGGTAGTCCTCGCGCCTTCTGTGAAGTCTTAG
- a CDS encoding FG-GAP-like repeat-containing protein, producing the protein MKLRTLLLAAALLPLIPSQAQPQNQAQPQTKSAREAARLNNLGTALMNQQFAQRAVDTFAQAYTTDPTLALAKLNQGIALLYLQQLPQAEQALTLAAAKAPSDPHAWYALGLLYRNQNQPQQSLDAFNKVLALDPTDADTHYLAASMHLELGDLDAALAEYRKALALNPIHASALFGLAHSLQRQGHPAEAHQYLVQFQRITTEKLSTPLTHTYGEEGGYGRVEVASLPVTTIAAMIPVTFRESWRTPALPAPTSGAACLLPSAADATTLVLMGAGDQAIRLFRQSNSNATFEAIPPAETNIHLPGTGLACAIGDYDNDGLPDLALALTTPSGEDQIHLLRNLGGNKFEDVTAASGITPKNHPTSLTFVDFDHDGDLDLFVTGSPTTSTPNLLWRNNGNQTFTDWTHESGLGGNGGTSGNASTGGNSGLGGSTTSAILSDLNNDRAVDLLVTGPSPAPTFFGNRRDGPFAASPLFAASLPPTTSVTTLDFDKDGWMDVLLTHTGAPGVTLWHNLDGHSFERVPLPLSDALSATAAIPIDFDNDGWIDLALLVQTSTGAQLRILRNLGPAGFTDVTAQLQLDHLPLTSPKSLLAADLRHTGAADLLLTQSDGSALLLANTGGSRNHSLHIALTGLADNKSALGTKVEVFANGLWQKWEITTPSGILAGLGTADRADLVRLLWPTGVPQDEIDLAAYKPQTVSHTGTQPKPQSITELDRRGSSCPTLFAWNGTQYTFISDVIGAAVVGHWVSPTQHNIPDPDEWIKVPGSQLHARNGTYSLRFGEPMEEVNFVDQVRLVAIDHPAATSVYPNEGFLSAPPFAQTKTIVTSSAHPLAGAWDDHGNNVLPLLSHQPLSASNPQPTISNAQSPISDPPPPLTSRHPERSEGSPHSSQTRTSPPQAAPAPTYLRDFTNLPYAGFANPHTLTLDLGPWSPNRPLLLLHGFIEYFSASSMYSAWQAGLTPIPPYIEAQLPNGSGDKTGTWQRIVDDMGFPAGLPRTVVVDLTGKLPPGTTRIRITTNLQIYWDQALVDNEAQPSNEAQPDNLRQTELPLAHADLALRGYPQQIDGHTPGDLTYNYQSISSTGPFVPHRGSYTRYGDVTPLLHAIDDQFVIFGTGEDMDLEFSAAPLPPLPTGWTRDFFFYANGFVKDMDFYEATPFAVGSLPFHGMSAYPYPATEHYPDDPAHTAYTAYQLNYNTRYESGSPTRPYQFHYQPQASTPPETNPQ; encoded by the coding sequence ATGAAACTCCGCACTCTCCTCCTCGCCGCTGCCCTCCTCCCCCTGATCCCATCGCAAGCCCAGCCCCAAAATCAAGCCCAGCCCCAAACCAAATCCGCCCGCGAAGCCGCCCGCCTCAACAACCTCGGCACCGCCCTCATGAACCAACAGTTCGCCCAGCGCGCCGTCGACACCTTCGCCCAGGCCTACACCACCGACCCCACCCTCGCCCTCGCCAAACTCAACCAGGGCATCGCCCTCCTCTACCTCCAGCAGCTCCCCCAGGCCGAGCAGGCCCTCACCCTCGCCGCCGCCAAAGCCCCCAGCGACCCGCACGCCTGGTACGCCCTAGGCCTTCTCTATCGCAACCAGAACCAGCCCCAGCAGTCCCTCGACGCCTTCAACAAAGTCCTCGCCCTCGACCCCACCGACGCCGACACCCACTACCTCGCCGCCTCCATGCACCTTGAACTCGGCGACCTCGACGCTGCCTTGGCCGAGTACCGCAAAGCCCTCGCCCTCAACCCCATCCACGCCTCCGCCCTCTTCGGCCTCGCCCACAGCCTCCAGCGCCAGGGCCACCCCGCCGAAGCCCACCAGTACCTCGTCCAATTCCAGCGCATCACCACCGAGAAGCTCTCCACCCCCCTTACCCACACCTACGGCGAAGAGGGCGGCTACGGCCGCGTCGAAGTCGCCTCGCTCCCCGTCACCACCATCGCCGCCATGATCCCCGTCACCTTCCGCGAATCCTGGCGCACTCCCGCACTCCCCGCTCCCACCTCCGGCGCCGCCTGCCTCCTGCCCTCCGCCGCCGACGCCACCACCCTAGTCCTAATGGGCGCCGGCGATCAGGCCATACGCCTCTTCCGCCAATCCAACTCCAACGCCACCTTCGAAGCCATTCCCCCCGCCGAAACCAACATCCACCTCCCCGGCACCGGCCTAGCCTGCGCCATAGGCGACTACGACAACGACGGCCTCCCCGACCTCGCCCTCGCCCTCACCACCCCCTCCGGCGAAGACCAGATCCACCTCCTCCGCAACCTCGGCGGCAATAAGTTCGAAGACGTCACCGCCGCCTCCGGCATCACCCCCAAAAACCATCCCACCAGCCTCACCTTCGTCGACTTCGACCACGACGGCGACCTCGACCTCTTCGTCACCGGCTCCCCCACCACCTCCACCCCCAACCTCCTCTGGCGCAACAACGGCAACCAGACCTTCACTGACTGGACCCACGAATCCGGCCTGGGTGGTAACGGCGGCACCAGCGGCAACGCCAGCACTGGCGGCAACAGCGGCCTCGGCGGAAGCACCACCTCCGCCATCCTCTCCGACCTCAACAACGACCGCGCCGTCGACCTCCTCGTCACCGGCCCCTCCCCCGCCCCCACCTTCTTCGGCAACCGCCGCGACGGCCCCTTCGCCGCCTCCCCCCTCTTCGCCGCGAGCCTCCCTCCCACCACCTCCGTCACCACCCTCGACTTCGACAAAGATGGCTGGATGGACGTCCTGCTCACCCACACCGGAGCACCCGGCGTCACCCTCTGGCACAATCTGGACGGCCACTCCTTCGAGCGCGTCCCCCTCCCCCTCTCCGACGCCCTCTCCGCCACCGCCGCCATCCCCATCGACTTCGACAACGACGGCTGGATCGACCTCGCCCTCCTCGTCCAAACCTCCACCGGCGCCCAGCTCCGCATCCTTCGCAACCTCGGCCCCGCCGGCTTCACCGACGTCACCGCCCAACTCCAGCTCGACCACCTTCCCCTCACCTCGCCCAAATCCCTCCTCGCCGCCGACCTCCGCCACACCGGAGCCGCTGACCTCCTCCTCACCCAGTCCGACGGCTCCGCTCTCCTGCTCGCCAACACAGGCGGCAGCCGCAATCACTCCCTCCACATCGCCCTCACCGGCCTCGCCGACAACAAGTCCGCCCTCGGCACCAAGGTCGAGGTCTTCGCCAACGGCCTCTGGCAGAAGTGGGAGATCACCACCCCCTCCGGAATCCTCGCCGGCCTCGGCACCGCCGACCGCGCCGACCTGGTCCGCCTCCTCTGGCCCACCGGCGTCCCCCAGGACGAGATCGACCTAGCCGCCTACAAACCCCAAACCGTCTCCCACACCGGAACCCAACCCAAGCCCCAATCCATCACCGAACTCGACCGCCGCGGCAGCTCCTGCCCCACCCTCTTCGCCTGGAACGGTACCCAGTACACCTTCATCTCCGACGTCATCGGAGCCGCCGTCGTTGGCCACTGGGTCTCCCCCACCCAGCACAACATCCCCGACCCCGACGAGTGGATCAAAGTCCCGGGCTCCCAACTCCACGCCCGCAACGGCACCTACAGCCTCCGCTTCGGCGAGCCCATGGAAGAGGTCAACTTCGTCGACCAGGTCCGCCTCGTCGCCATCGACCACCCCGCCGCCACCTCCGTCTACCCCAACGAGGGCTTCCTCAGCGCCCCGCCCTTCGCCCAAACCAAAACCATCGTCACCTCCTCCGCCCATCCCCTGGCCGGAGCCTGGGACGACCACGGCAACAACGTCCTCCCCCTCCTAAGCCACCAACCCCTGTCAGCCTCAAACCCCCAGCCCACTATCTCAAATGCTCAGTCACCCATTTCGGACCCCCCGCCACCCCTCACAAGTCGTCATCCTGAGCGGAGCGAAGGATCCCCGCATTCCTCCCAAACCCGCACATCTCCTCCCCAAGCCGCCCCCGCCCCCACCTACCTCCGCGACTTCACCAACCTCCCCTACGCCGGCTTCGCCAATCCCCACACCCTCACCCTCGACCTCGGCCCCTGGTCCCCTAACCGCCCCCTGCTCCTCCTCCACGGCTTCATCGAATACTTCTCCGCCAGCTCCATGTACTCCGCCTGGCAGGCCGGCCTTACCCCCATCCCCCCTTACATCGAAGCCCAGCTTCCCAACGGATCGGGAGACAAAACCGGCACCTGGCAACGCATCGTCGACGACATGGGCTTCCCCGCCGGCCTCCCCCGCACCGTCGTCGTCGACCTCACCGGCAAGCTCCCCCCCGGCACCACCCGCATCCGCATCACCACCAACCTCCAGATCTACTGGGATCAGGCACTCGTCGATAACGAAGCCCAGCCCAGCAACGAAGCCCAGCCGGACAACCTCCGCCAGACCGAGCTCCCCCTCGCCCACGCCGACCTCGCCCTCCGCGGCTACCCCCAGCAGATCGACGGCCACACCCCCGGCGACCTCACCTACAACTACCAGAGCATCAGCTCCACCGGCCCCTTCGTCCCCCATCGCGGCTCCTACACCCGCTACGGCGACGTCACCCCACTCCTCCACGCCATCGACGACCAGTTCGTCATCTTCGGCACCGGAGAGGACATGGACCTAGAGTTCAGCGCCGCCCCGCTCCCTCCGCTCCCCACCGGCTGGACCCGCGACTTCTTCTTCTACGCCAACGGCTTCGTCAAGGACATGGACTTCTACGAAGCCACCCCCTTCGCCGTCGGCTCACTCCCCTTCCACGGCATGAGCGCCTACCCCTACCCCGCCACCGAACACTACCCCGACGACCCCGCCCACACCGCCTACACCGCCTACCAGCTCAACTACAACACCCGCTACGAATCAGGCTCCCCCACCCGCCCCTACCAGTTCCACTACCAACCCCAAGCCTCCACCCCACCCGAAACCAACCCACAATAA
- a CDS encoding gluconate 2-dehydrogenase subunit 3 family protein encodes MLRREFVRAVISVGFLPKALLAQQKANPEPPPPAPVAWTLGLNPKTPLPVTEAPDGIAEMEAKFFTPVQLATFTRLCDLLLPPLGSKPGAIQAGTPMFLDFLIGKSPEARRKVYSGGLDWLNAQAKSEYKQPFAQLNTTQADALIKPWLRTWMTDHPPTELHADFINIAHEDIRTATMNSKVWDDAGAAAGQDWVTGGLYWSPIEPDMAGLGATSTHLPPHVMAVPKAAHSMPSYPR; translated from the coding sequence ATGCTGCGTCGTGAATTCGTTCGCGCTGTCATCTCGGTAGGATTTCTTCCGAAGGCACTGCTAGCTCAGCAGAAAGCGAACCCCGAGCCGCCGCCACCGGCTCCTGTAGCGTGGACACTGGGACTGAATCCCAAGACGCCGCTGCCGGTCACTGAAGCCCCCGATGGGATCGCGGAGATGGAGGCGAAGTTTTTTACTCCTGTTCAACTTGCTACTTTCACGCGGCTATGTGACTTACTTCTGCCACCTCTCGGCAGTAAGCCAGGCGCGATCCAGGCGGGAACCCCCATGTTCCTCGACTTCCTGATCGGGAAATCACCCGAGGCGCGCCGAAAGGTATACAGCGGTGGATTGGATTGGCTCAACGCACAAGCAAAGAGCGAGTACAAGCAGCCGTTCGCGCAGTTGAACACAACCCAGGCGGATGCGCTCATCAAGCCGTGGCTGCGCACCTGGATGACGGACCATCCACCCACCGAACTGCACGCGGACTTCATCAACATCGCTCATGAAGACATCCGGACTGCGACGATGAACTCAAAGGTCTGGGACGATGCCGGGGCGGCTGCCGGCCAGGACTGGGTAACGGGCGGACTCTACTGGTCTCCGATCGAGCCAGATATGGCCGGCCTCGGCGCAACCTCCACGCACCTGCCTCCGCATGTGATGGCTGTACCCAAGGCCGCGCACTCCATGCCTTCCTACCCGCGTTAG
- a CDS encoding amidase, which translates to MSDLLTQPAVDLLALLATRKISALELAEEHIIRIEQLNPQLNALIDFDPDRIRKQARSLDNATGDRGPLHGLPLTIKASISVAGHRCETGSLLHQGHVPAHDAEAVKRLRAAGAIILGTTNCPEFLMAYETDNRLYGRTNNPWDLTRTAGGSSGGEAAAIAAGLSAGGLGSDGGGSVRTPAHFTGICALKPTPGRIPAAGHLPPCAGPFSLLGTIGPMARTIADVSLLFRVVSGALDTDPIAAPVPYRPVSLDDVKRIPIGYFEDDGIAPVTPETRQAVLTAAESLRRQGFRVEPFRPKALEAARQLWYTLFVRCGAMLLEPHKPDQHSLLSPTFLDFLDIAHTLPPPTANELLQTWAAIDPIRSLLLEEMRAFPILLSPVCSIPAFRHGERQWTLEHAGASAHAGAPAQLAYLDAMRYTQWSNLLGSPSAVVPIARSPENLPIAIQLTARAYADEAVLAAAATLDRVRLHRITPSSQR; encoded by the coding sequence ATGTCCGATCTCCTAACCCAGCCCGCAGTCGATCTCCTCGCCCTCCTCGCCACGCGCAAGATCTCCGCCCTGGAGCTGGCCGAAGAGCACATCATCCGCATCGAGCAGCTCAACCCCCAGCTCAACGCCCTCATCGACTTCGATCCTGACCGCATCCGCAAACAAGCCCGCTCCCTCGACAACGCCACAGGAGACCGAGGCCCCCTCCACGGCCTCCCCCTCACCATCAAAGCCTCCATCTCGGTCGCCGGCCACCGCTGCGAGACCGGCAGCCTCCTCCACCAGGGCCACGTCCCGGCCCATGACGCCGAGGCCGTCAAACGCCTCCGCGCCGCCGGGGCCATCATCCTCGGCACCACCAACTGCCCCGAGTTCCTCATGGCCTATGAGACCGACAACCGCCTCTACGGCCGCACCAACAACCCCTGGGACCTCACCCGCACCGCCGGAGGCTCCAGTGGCGGCGAAGCCGCCGCCATCGCCGCCGGCCTCTCCGCCGGTGGCCTCGGCAGCGACGGCGGAGGCTCCGTCCGCACCCCCGCCCACTTCACCGGCATCTGCGCCCTCAAGCCAACCCCCGGCCGCATCCCCGCCGCGGGACACCTCCCGCCCTGCGCCGGCCCCTTCTCGCTACTAGGAACCATCGGCCCCATGGCCCGCACCATCGCCGACGTCTCCCTGCTCTTCCGCGTCGTCTCCGGAGCGCTCGATACTGACCCCATCGCCGCCCCCGTCCCCTACCGCCCCGTCTCCCTCGACGACGTAAAACGAATCCCCATCGGCTACTTTGAGGACGATGGCATCGCCCCCGTCACCCCCGAGACCCGCCAGGCCGTCCTCACCGCAGCCGAATCCCTGCGCCGCCAGGGCTTCCGCGTCGAACCCTTCCGGCCCAAGGCGCTCGAAGCCGCCCGTCAGCTCTGGTACACCCTCTTCGTCCGCTGCGGCGCCATGCTCCTCGAACCCCATAAGCCAGACCAACACTCTCTCCTCAGCCCGACCTTCCTTGACTTCCTCGACATAGCCCACACCCTCCCACCGCCCACCGCGAACGAACTCCTCCAAACCTGGGCCGCGATCGACCCCATCCGCTCCTTGCTCCTCGAAGAGATGCGCGCCTTCCCCATCCTTCTCAGCCCCGTCTGCTCCATCCCCGCCTTCCGCCACGGCGAACGCCAGTGGACCCTAGAGCACGCAGGCGCTTCCGCCCACGCAGGCGCACCGGCCCAGCTCGCCTACCTCGACGCCATGCGCTACACCCAGTGGTCCAACCTCTTAGGCTCCCCATCCGCTGTAGTCCCCATCGCCCGCTCCCCAGAAAATCTCCCCATAGCCATCCAACTCACCGCACGCGCCTACGCCGATGAGGCCGTTCTAGCTGCAGCCGCAACTCTTGATCGAGTTCGGCTACACCGCATCACGCCAAGCAGTCAGCGATAG
- a CDS encoding KdsC family phosphatase, with protein MSDTALAYLASPDVLARARKIKLFLMDVDGTLTDGGVCLISTTSADGSADAVVSEMKVFNAQDGQGLSLAHTMGIQTGFITGRSSPAVARRAKELKVTFVYLGQAKKTEAFEECMRKAGVTEEEVAYMGDDLPDIPLAQRAGLAVCVADGAPELRAICHFTTRRLAGRGTAREVVELILKAQGRWDEAVPQALA; from the coding sequence ATGTCTGACACTGCTCTTGCTTATCTCGCTTCCCCCGACGTGTTGGCCCGTGCCCGTAAGATCAAACTGTTTCTGATGGACGTGGATGGCACTCTGACCGATGGCGGCGTCTGTCTGATCTCGACGACTTCTGCTGACGGGTCTGCGGATGCTGTCGTCTCCGAGATGAAGGTCTTCAATGCGCAAGACGGACAAGGGCTGTCGCTTGCCCACACGATGGGGATTCAGACAGGGTTCATCACCGGTCGATCTTCGCCCGCAGTCGCCCGGCGCGCCAAAGAACTGAAGGTCACTTTTGTCTATCTAGGGCAGGCGAAGAAGACCGAGGCGTTCGAGGAGTGCATGCGGAAGGCGGGTGTGACCGAAGAGGAAGTTGCCTATATGGGTGATGATCTGCCGGACATTCCGCTGGCGCAGCGAGCTGGATTGGCTGTGTGCGTGGCCGATGGGGCGCCTGAGTTGAGGGCGATCTGTCACTTTACGACTCGCCGACTTGCTGGACGGGGCACCGCGCGCGAAGTGGTGGAGCTTATCTTGAAGGCGCAGGGACGATGGGACGAGGCAGTGCCACAAGCGCTTGCCTAA